From a single Rhodococcus qingshengii JCM 15477 genomic region:
- a CDS encoding FecCD family ABC transporter permease → MSAEDSHDVGGADKSASGPASRSRVSAVLVSLTLALVIVAVLSACIGQVPTSPLEVLGSILHRIGLDLGPMPAHPSGEVTLWEVRFPRVVLAICVGAALGCSGALLQGVFSNPLAEPGVIGVSAGAAVGASAVIVVGGTFVAGWAVAAAAFVAGLVTTAAVYLLARHEGRTEVVTLVLTGVAINAFAGGLIAFFTFVASPSARDQIVFWQLGSLNGASWNAVLIVAPMTVVGIAATMMIAPRLDLLALGEHAARHLGVNVERLRQFAVLIVALLVSASVAFTGIILFVGLVVPHLMRILVGPGHRALIPASALAGALVLLVADLGSRSLIDNADLPLGMLTALVGGPFFFWLLRRTRAQQGGWA, encoded by the coding sequence GTGTCGGCCGAGGATTCACACGACGTCGGGGGCGCCGACAAGTCGGCGTCTGGCCCCGCGTCGCGGTCGCGGGTGAGTGCGGTTCTGGTCAGCTTGACTCTCGCCCTCGTGATCGTCGCGGTGCTGTCGGCGTGCATCGGTCAAGTTCCGACGTCGCCACTCGAGGTTTTGGGCAGCATCCTGCATCGCATCGGGCTCGACCTCGGTCCGATGCCCGCCCATCCCAGCGGTGAAGTGACTTTGTGGGAGGTTCGATTCCCCCGCGTCGTGCTCGCCATCTGTGTCGGCGCGGCGCTGGGATGTTCCGGTGCGCTCCTGCAGGGTGTGTTCTCCAATCCGCTCGCAGAACCCGGAGTGATCGGAGTGTCTGCGGGCGCGGCAGTTGGCGCGAGTGCTGTCATCGTCGTCGGGGGAACGTTCGTGGCCGGCTGGGCCGTTGCTGCGGCTGCGTTCGTCGCCGGGCTGGTCACCACCGCGGCGGTCTACCTGCTGGCTCGGCACGAAGGCCGAACCGAAGTAGTGACGTTGGTGCTGACGGGCGTCGCGATCAACGCGTTCGCCGGCGGGCTCATCGCGTTCTTCACCTTCGTCGCCAGCCCGTCCGCTCGCGATCAGATCGTGTTCTGGCAACTCGGCTCACTCAACGGCGCTTCCTGGAACGCAGTCCTGATCGTGGCGCCGATGACCGTCGTCGGGATCGCCGCGACCATGATGATCGCCCCACGTCTGGACCTGCTGGCGCTCGGTGAACACGCGGCCCGTCATCTGGGCGTCAACGTCGAACGGCTTCGCCAGTTCGCGGTACTGATCGTCGCTCTCCTGGTCTCGGCGAGTGTTGCCTTCACCGGCATCATCCTCTTCGTCGGTCTGGTCGTTCCGCACCTGATGCGCATTCTCGTCGGACCTGGCCACCGCGCGCTGATTCCGGCGAGCGCCCTCGCCGGCGCACTGGTTCTGCTTGTCGCAGATCTGGGCTCGCGGTCGCTGATCGACAACGCAGACCTGCCCCTCGGAATGCTGACCGCTCTGGTGGGCGGCCCCTTCTTCTTCTGGCTTCTCCGACGCACGCGCGCGCAACAGGGCGGGTGGGCATGA
- a CDS encoding MarR family winged helix-turn-helix transcriptional regulator, giving the protein MSSDGLDDWPTGRLLSTAARLVEHSWEKVLRSQDMTHAGLIVLHSIAGGAASQRDIAKNARVTDQTMSRTIDRLERSGYVTRDTDPRDERRRVIAITDAGRLTYERLLTLEKEDAALTVGVGDVAALREQLLRLVRSPGLTATREQQETSRD; this is encoded by the coding sequence ATGAGCAGCGACGGCCTGGACGACTGGCCCACCGGCCGGCTGTTGTCCACCGCTGCACGCCTGGTGGAGCACTCGTGGGAGAAGGTCTTGCGGTCTCAGGACATGACGCACGCGGGCCTGATCGTGCTCCACTCGATCGCCGGTGGGGCGGCGTCTCAACGCGACATCGCGAAGAACGCCCGCGTCACCGATCAGACGATGAGCCGCACGATCGACCGTCTCGAACGATCGGGTTACGTCACTCGTGACACCGATCCGAGGGACGAGCGTCGGCGCGTGATCGCGATAACCGACGCCGGAAGACTGACGTACGAGCGACTACTGACGCTCGAGAAGGAAGATGCGGCGTTGACCGTCGGCGTCGGGGATGTCGCCGCGCTGCGCGAACAACTACTGCGATTGGTTCGCTCACCCGGATTGACGGCAACTCGCGAACAGCAGGAAACGTCTCGCGACTAG
- a CDS encoding heme/hemin ABC transporter substrate-binding protein, translated as MMKRLAAAALVAAAGFGLVACGSSDTSTTSQGARTAVLEDSSPVPVSDNPTATLPVTVKSFDGVDVTITDNSRIVAADRYGTLATTTVALGLGDNLVGRDTAAKFPAVADVPVVTVGGQSLNTEAILDLNPTVVLTDTSIGPKSVQDQLRAAGVPVVFFDPTRTLEGVPGQLQAVADALGVPAQGAALVDRTESEIAGARDLVPTEGDPLKIAFLYMRGSAITMIGGEGSGADSLIEALGATDAGTASGITQQFVPITSEALIAAAPDALLMMTDGLASIGGIDGLEKVPGIAQTPAGKNKRVVDMADGVLLSFGPNTGRVMAALAEAIYEPGGS; from the coding sequence ATGATGAAGCGCTTGGCCGCGGCGGCTCTGGTCGCAGCAGCCGGTTTCGGTCTGGTGGCTTGCGGGTCCAGCGACACTTCGACGACATCTCAGGGTGCCAGGACCGCGGTACTCGAAGATTCCAGCCCGGTTCCCGTGTCCGACAACCCGACCGCGACACTGCCCGTGACGGTGAAGAGCTTCGACGGCGTCGACGTGACCATCACCGACAACAGCCGGATCGTTGCGGCCGACCGCTACGGGACGCTCGCGACGACGACGGTGGCGCTCGGCCTCGGTGACAATCTCGTCGGCCGCGACACCGCCGCCAAGTTCCCCGCAGTCGCGGACGTGCCGGTTGTCACGGTCGGCGGCCAATCGCTCAACACCGAGGCAATTCTCGACCTCAATCCCACCGTTGTTCTCACCGACACCAGTATCGGGCCCAAGAGCGTCCAGGATCAGTTGCGCGCCGCCGGTGTTCCCGTCGTCTTCTTCGATCCGACCCGAACACTCGAGGGTGTGCCAGGACAACTCCAGGCCGTCGCCGACGCGCTCGGCGTACCCGCCCAGGGCGCAGCGCTGGTCGATCGGACCGAATCGGAAATCGCTGGAGCTCGTGACCTGGTCCCCACCGAGGGCGATCCACTGAAAATCGCATTCCTCTACATGCGCGGATCGGCCATCACCATGATCGGCGGTGAAGGGTCCGGAGCAGATTCCTTGATCGAGGCACTCGGCGCCACCGATGCAGGAACCGCCTCGGGCATCACACAACAGTTCGTGCCCATCACCAGCGAAGCGCTCATCGCCGCAGCGCCTGACGCCCTGCTGATGATGACGGACGGATTGGCATCGATCGGCGGAATCGACGGCCTCGAAAAGGTCCCTGGCATCGCTCAGACGCCGGCTGGAAAGAACAAACGAGTAGTCGACATGGCGGACGGAGTACTGCTCAGCTTCGGGCCGAACACCGGACGCGTCATGGCGGCACTCGCCGAAGCGATCTACGAGCCCGGTGGATCGTGA
- a CDS encoding undecaprenyl-diphosphate phosphatase, translating to MGEAMTWLQAVILGLVQGLTEFLPISSSGHLRIVSEIFFGSDAGASFTAVTQLGTELAVLIYFARDIVRIITAWFRGVFNAEHRGDLDYRMGWYVIIGTIPVGILGFFFKDQIRTGARNLWLIATMLIVFALVIAAAEYYGRKTRPIESLTARDGIIMGSAQALALIPGVSRSGGTISAGLFLGLTREAAARYSFLLAIPAVLASGLFSLPDAFEPAGEGLNASGPQLLVATVIAFAVGYAAIAWLLRFVVDHSMYWFVGYRIALGVVVLALLATGVVSAT from the coding sequence ATGGGCGAAGCGATGACCTGGCTCCAGGCCGTGATCCTGGGCCTCGTGCAGGGCTTGACCGAGTTCCTGCCCATCTCGTCTTCCGGACATTTGCGAATCGTGTCGGAGATATTCTTCGGCAGTGACGCCGGCGCGTCGTTCACCGCGGTGACGCAGCTCGGCACCGAGTTGGCGGTCCTGATCTACTTCGCACGCGACATCGTGAGGATCATCACTGCCTGGTTCCGAGGTGTGTTCAATGCCGAGCACCGGGGCGATCTCGATTACCGGATGGGCTGGTACGTCATCATCGGCACCATCCCGGTCGGCATCCTCGGGTTCTTCTTCAAAGACCAGATCCGTACCGGCGCACGCAATCTGTGGCTGATTGCCACGATGCTGATCGTGTTCGCGCTCGTCATCGCTGCTGCCGAGTACTACGGACGCAAGACGCGCCCGATCGAATCGCTCACAGCGCGCGACGGCATCATCATGGGTTCGGCTCAGGCGCTCGCGCTCATCCCGGGTGTCTCACGTTCGGGTGGCACGATCAGTGCCGGCCTTTTCCTCGGACTCACCCGTGAGGCCGCAGCCCGTTACTCGTTCCTGTTGGCGATTCCGGCAGTTCTCGCCTCCGGTTTGTTCAGCCTCCCGGATGCCTTCGAGCCGGCCGGTGAGGGTCTGAACGCGAGCGGTCCGCAGTTGCTGGTGGCAACCGTCATCGCCTTCGCGGTCGGTTACGCAGCGATCGCCTGGCTGCTTCGATTTGTTGTCGATCACTCCATGTACTGGTTCGTCGGATACAGAATCGCTCTCGGCGTAGTCGTCCTTGCGTTGCTGGCCACAGGGGTCGTGTCCGCGACATAG
- a CDS encoding heme ABC transporter ATP-binding protein, whose product MSSLVRNWRELFGRVTPEPKSPAVGDVTLEARDITVERGGRQILEGVSIEVRAGELVVLVGPNGAGKSTLLAALAGDQPVIAGRVDVDGTDLTQWSPIDMARRRAVLPQKHTIGFSFSARQVVRMGRAPWTGTRREDRDGAAITAAMKTCDVEGFANRPFAVLSGGEQARVALARVLAQETSTILLDEPTAALDLGHQEAVMSVARARAADGDAVVVVLHDLALAAAYADRIVVLENGRIAADGPPESVLHEELLTRVYGYPVEVFPHPTTGATLVIPRREFTEQNR is encoded by the coding sequence ATGAGCAGCCTCGTAAGAAACTGGCGCGAACTGTTCGGCCGCGTCACCCCCGAACCGAAGAGCCCAGCCGTCGGTGATGTCACCCTCGAGGCGCGCGACATCACAGTCGAACGCGGTGGTCGGCAGATTCTGGAAGGCGTGTCCATCGAAGTCCGGGCAGGCGAGCTAGTCGTTCTCGTCGGACCGAACGGCGCCGGTAAGTCGACTCTTCTTGCGGCGTTGGCCGGTGATCAGCCCGTCATCGCTGGGCGGGTGGACGTTGACGGCACCGACCTCACTCAGTGGTCGCCGATCGACATGGCGCGCCGACGCGCGGTGCTCCCCCAGAAACACACCATCGGATTTTCGTTCAGCGCTCGCCAGGTGGTTCGTATGGGACGTGCGCCATGGACCGGAACTCGCCGAGAAGACCGCGACGGCGCTGCTATCACCGCGGCGATGAAGACCTGCGATGTCGAGGGGTTCGCCAATCGGCCGTTCGCCGTGCTGTCCGGCGGCGAGCAAGCGCGGGTCGCGCTGGCCCGGGTACTGGCACAGGAAACGTCGACCATCCTGCTGGACGAGCCGACTGCAGCTCTCGACCTCGGACACCAGGAAGCGGTGATGTCCGTGGCGCGCGCTCGCGCTGCGGACGGCGATGCCGTCGTCGTCGTTTTGCACGACCTCGCGTTGGCAGCGGCGTACGCGGATCGGATCGTCGTGCTCGAAAACGGCCGCATCGCCGCTGACGGTCCCCCGGAATCGGTGTTGCACGAAGAGCTTCTGACCCGCGTCTACGGTTATCCGGTCGAGGTGTTCCCGCATCCGACAACCGGAGCAACCCTGGTCATCCCGCGCCGAGAATTCACCGAACAGAATCGATGA
- a CDS encoding SCO1664 family protein, giving the protein MSEPGVPDVLLEGDLTLIGQITTASNATLVCESTLGEKSTRVVYKPVRGERPLWDFPDGTLAGREVASYRVSEALGWGVIPRTVLRDGPFGPGMVQRWIDTVDRRADGSGGLEMVDLCSPGNVPPGWFEVLQAFDSEGEPVSLIHADDPRLQRMAVLDVLINNADRKGGHALEGVDGSVYGVDHGICLHSENKLRTVLWGWAGQPVPGALIADVAEFATTLDGDLGDELSELITEEEIVALAVRAMQFAESAVMPEPNGHRTIPWPAF; this is encoded by the coding sequence GTGTCCGAACCTGGTGTGCCGGACGTGCTGCTCGAGGGTGATCTGACTCTGATCGGTCAGATCACCACGGCGAGCAACGCCACGCTGGTATGTGAGTCGACTCTGGGGGAGAAGTCCACCCGCGTGGTCTACAAGCCGGTCCGGGGTGAACGCCCACTGTGGGATTTCCCGGACGGCACTCTGGCGGGGCGTGAGGTCGCGTCGTACCGCGTGTCCGAGGCGCTGGGTTGGGGAGTGATTCCGCGAACAGTGTTGCGGGACGGCCCTTTCGGTCCAGGCATGGTGCAGCGATGGATCGACACCGTCGATCGCCGCGCGGATGGATCTGGTGGACTCGAGATGGTGGACCTGTGCAGTCCCGGCAACGTTCCGCCGGGGTGGTTCGAGGTCCTGCAGGCCTTCGACTCGGAGGGTGAACCAGTCTCCCTGATCCATGCGGACGATCCACGGCTGCAGCGAATGGCCGTTCTGGACGTCCTCATCAACAACGCCGACCGCAAAGGTGGTCACGCCCTCGAAGGCGTCGACGGCTCGGTGTACGGCGTTGATCACGGAATCTGTCTTCACTCGGAGAACAAGCTGCGGACCGTGTTGTGGGGGTGGGCCGGGCAGCCCGTACCCGGTGCTTTGATCGCCGACGTCGCCGAATTCGCGACAACTCTCGACGGGGATCTCGGCGACGAGTTGTCCGAACTGATCACCGAAGAGGAAATCGTGGCCTTGGCGGTGCGGGCGATGCAGTTCGCCGAGTCCGCTGTGATGCCTGAGCCGAACGGCCATCGAACGATTCCCTGGCCGGCCTTCTAG
- a CDS encoding DUF3090 domain-containing protein, translated as MSRAIHVFRTPDRFVAGTVGEPGDRSFYLQAVHESRVVSVLLEKQQVQVLADRMGLLLEEVHRRFGTEVPPQADDVSDLSPLVTPLDAEFRVGTMGLGWDADAGAVVVELLAVSETEFDESVVLDDADDGPDAVRVFLTPEQAREFSLRSERVIAAGRAPCPLCGEPLAPEGHVCIRTNGYRRGESFGFAIDDADDDEV; from the coding sequence ATGTCGCGCGCGATTCACGTATTTCGCACTCCTGACCGATTTGTCGCAGGAACGGTGGGCGAACCCGGTGACAGGTCTTTCTATCTCCAGGCCGTGCACGAATCACGGGTGGTGAGTGTGCTGCTCGAGAAGCAGCAGGTTCAGGTCCTCGCCGATCGCATGGGCTTACTCCTCGAAGAGGTGCATCGACGCTTCGGAACCGAGGTTCCGCCACAAGCCGACGACGTCTCCGACCTCAGCCCGCTGGTCACACCACTCGACGCGGAGTTCCGGGTCGGCACGATGGGGCTCGGTTGGGACGCCGATGCCGGGGCGGTCGTCGTGGAGCTGCTTGCCGTCAGCGAGACGGAGTTCGACGAATCGGTTGTCCTCGACGACGCCGACGACGGTCCGGACGCGGTCCGTGTGTTCCTGACTCCGGAGCAAGCGCGCGAGTTTTCGCTGCGGTCCGAACGCGTCATCGCGGCGGGACGCGCGCCGTGCCCGCTGTGTGGTGAACCGTTGGCGCCCGAGGGGCACGTCTGCATCCGCACCAATGGGTACCGACGCGGCGAGTCCTTCGGTTTTGCGATCGACGACGCAGACGACGACGAGGTCTGA
- a CDS encoding histidine phosphatase family protein has product MTVVLLRHGRSTSNTAHTLAGRTPGVELDDHGRKQAEGVVDRLVGLDIAEIVRSPLLRCEQTVGPIAVDRGLTPVVEDRLIEVDYGDWTGRPLKELLEEPLWKVVQRHASGAVFPGGEGLAQVQARAVAAIREHDARLAEEHGKDVVWIACTHGDVIKSVLADAFAMHLDSFQRIVAEPASVSVIRYTATLPFVLRVNDTGDVLAAIGAAKAATNGSAPAQESVPGGEVGA; this is encoded by the coding sequence ATGACAGTTGTCCTACTGCGGCACGGGCGGTCGACGTCCAACACTGCCCATACCCTGGCCGGTCGAACGCCGGGTGTGGAACTCGACGACCACGGCCGGAAACAGGCCGAAGGCGTCGTCGATCGGCTGGTCGGTCTGGACATCGCGGAGATCGTCCGCTCGCCGCTGTTGCGGTGTGAGCAGACGGTCGGCCCCATTGCCGTCGACCGTGGTCTGACGCCGGTGGTCGAGGATCGCCTCATCGAGGTCGATTACGGCGACTGGACGGGTCGCCCGCTCAAGGAACTCTTGGAAGAACCGCTCTGGAAAGTGGTGCAGCGCCACGCTTCCGGTGCAGTGTTTCCCGGCGGTGAAGGGCTGGCCCAGGTACAGGCGCGAGCCGTTGCCGCGATCCGAGAGCACGACGCACGGCTGGCCGAAGAACACGGCAAGGACGTCGTCTGGATTGCGTGCACGCACGGTGACGTCATCAAATCGGTTCTCGCCGACGCGTTTGCGATGCATCTCGATTCGTTCCAGCGCATCGTCGCCGAGCCCGCCTCGGTCAGTGTGATTCGCTACACGGCGACACTGCCGTTCGTTCTTCGCGTCAACGACACCGGAGACGTGCTCGCCGCGATCGGTGCAGCGAAGGCCGCGACCAACGGTTCGGCTCCCGCGCAGGAGTCCGTCCCCGGCGGAGAGGTCGGTGCGTGA
- a CDS encoding MMPL family transporter, with product MVPALLVIGWLAIGGFGGPFAGKLSTVQQNDNTSFLPASAEATEVAKLQESFTDTRFVPAIIVAERPGGLEPADSTFLSQTVDSFVGTEGFGDASSPPIPSADGQALQMFLPVDSTLEVKDSVKALRAALESSPDGLTVKVTGPAGQVADLSAAFAGIDGLLLLVAGSVVIVILIIVYRSPILPFVVIFSAIFALGLSSLLVYLLADADVIALNGQSQGILFILVFGAATDYALLLVSRYREELRIEKDKYAAMRTAWRATLEPVAASAGTVIAGVLCLLLSDLNSNRGLGPVAAIGIAASFLASMTFLPAVLVLFGRTAYWPTKPKFDADREHHDEANDHRFWAGLAARIGRHPRRFWVASTLVLVIFAMMMPQFKASGVSSSDIFLLDVDSVAGQEILGEHFDAGSGSPAVVIANADQVDAVAAASRVEGVSDVSVVQNGGAPLVVDGRVSLQATLTDAADSLEAEDTIVRLRDAVHSVEGADALVGGVTATDLDTKTTSTRDRTLIIPVVIIVVFVILSLLLRSLLAPLLLMGTVVLSFAATLGISSLVFDHIFGFPGADPVVPLFAFVFLVALGIDYNIFLMTRVREEALKIGTRAGALRGLTVTGGVITSAGVVLAATFSALAVIPLLFLAQIAFIVAFGVLLDALIVRSLLVPALTYDIGQKIWWPSKLASTPEPEQDQPAPSQPQSSLH from the coding sequence ATTGTGCCAGCTCTCCTCGTGATCGGCTGGCTGGCAATCGGAGGATTCGGCGGTCCGTTCGCCGGAAAGCTCAGCACGGTGCAGCAGAACGACAACACGTCGTTCCTGCCCGCGTCGGCCGAAGCGACCGAGGTGGCAAAGCTTCAAGAGAGCTTCACGGACACGCGCTTCGTGCCGGCCATCATCGTGGCGGAACGACCGGGTGGCCTCGAGCCCGCCGACTCCACCTTCCTTTCCCAGACCGTCGATTCGTTTGTCGGTACCGAAGGATTCGGCGACGCCTCATCGCCGCCGATCCCGTCGGCCGACGGCCAGGCACTCCAGATGTTCCTGCCTGTCGACAGCACCCTCGAAGTCAAGGACAGCGTGAAAGCGCTGCGCGCGGCGCTGGAGTCGAGCCCTGACGGACTGACAGTCAAGGTCACCGGCCCCGCTGGGCAGGTTGCGGATCTGTCGGCAGCATTCGCCGGTATCGACGGATTGCTGTTGTTGGTAGCCGGATCCGTCGTGATCGTGATCCTGATCATCGTTTACCGAAGCCCGATCCTGCCGTTCGTGGTGATCTTCTCGGCGATCTTCGCACTCGGATTGTCGAGCTTGCTCGTGTATCTGCTCGCGGACGCGGACGTCATCGCACTGAACGGTCAGAGCCAGGGCATCCTGTTCATCCTCGTGTTCGGTGCCGCCACCGACTACGCGCTACTGCTGGTCTCTCGCTACCGGGAAGAATTGCGGATCGAGAAGGACAAGTACGCAGCAATGCGCACTGCGTGGCGCGCGACGCTCGAACCTGTCGCAGCGTCTGCAGGAACGGTCATCGCGGGCGTTCTGTGCCTGTTGCTCTCCGACCTGAACTCGAACCGCGGACTCGGTCCGGTGGCCGCCATCGGTATCGCCGCGTCCTTCCTCGCATCGATGACCTTCCTACCTGCTGTCCTGGTTCTGTTCGGGAGGACGGCGTACTGGCCGACCAAGCCGAAGTTCGATGCCGACCGCGAGCACCACGACGAGGCGAACGATCACCGGTTCTGGGCCGGGCTCGCTGCTCGAATCGGTAGGCATCCGCGCCGCTTCTGGGTGGCGTCGACGCTGGTGCTGGTGATCTTCGCGATGATGATGCCGCAGTTCAAAGCCAGCGGTGTCTCGTCGTCCGACATCTTCTTGCTCGATGTCGATTCGGTTGCAGGCCAGGAGATTCTCGGCGAGCACTTCGACGCGGGTTCGGGTTCACCGGCCGTGGTCATCGCGAATGCAGACCAAGTGGATGCCGTTGCGGCAGCCAGTCGCGTGGAGGGTGTCAGCGACGTAAGCGTCGTGCAGAACGGGGGAGCGCCTCTGGTTGTCGACGGGCGAGTCTCCCTGCAGGCGACGTTGACTGACGCTGCCGACTCGCTCGAGGCCGAAGACACCATCGTGCGACTGCGTGATGCAGTTCACTCAGTGGAGGGCGCCGACGCATTGGTCGGTGGCGTCACTGCGACCGACCTCGACACGAAGACCACCTCGACACGGGACCGGACACTCATCATTCCCGTGGTGATCATCGTGGTGTTCGTGATTCTCTCGCTCTTGCTGCGTTCGCTTCTCGCACCGCTGCTTCTCATGGGCACCGTTGTGCTCTCGTTTGCTGCGACACTGGGCATTTCGTCGCTGGTGTTCGACCACATCTTCGGTTTCCCCGGCGCGGATCCGGTGGTCCCGCTCTTTGCGTTCGTGTTCCTCGTGGCTCTGGGAATCGACTACAACATCTTCCTCATGACGAGGGTGCGTGAGGAAGCGCTGAAGATCGGCACCAGGGCGGGCGCTCTGCGGGGACTCACGGTGACCGGCGGGGTGATCACATCTGCCGGAGTTGTTCTGGCAGCAACCTTCTCGGCGTTGGCGGTGATCCCGCTGTTGTTCCTCGCCCAGATCGCGTTCATCGTGGCGTTCGGTGTCCTGCTCGACGCTCTGATCGTCCGATCCTTGCTGGTCCCGGCCTTGACCTACGACATCGGTCAGAAGATCTGGTGGCCGAGCAAGCTCGCGTCGACGCCCGAACCAGAGCAGGATCAGCCAGCACCTTCCCAGCCTCAGAGCAGTCTCCACTAG
- a CDS encoding heme oxygenase (biliverdin-producing) — MTTLDVDSLSADAGPAFSERIKTETDAAHRETEQSRFVGALLGGELTTAGYAALLGQTYLVYTSLEEAGRTHADNELVAPFLSEDLLRVASLEADLEFLGGPNWRDELVALPATERYIARLKEVAFDWPAGFVAHHYLRYMGDLSGGQIIRRMLERAYGFETDGLRFYIFEGIPKPKPFKDDYRSNLDALQIPAEEQQRFIDEVNLAYRLNGDLFADLEGDIESYLVK, encoded by the coding sequence ATGACCACGCTCGACGTAGACAGCCTTTCCGCAGACGCAGGCCCAGCCTTCTCCGAACGAATCAAGACCGAGACGGACGCAGCACACCGCGAGACGGAGCAGTCGCGATTCGTAGGCGCACTACTCGGCGGTGAGCTGACCACGGCTGGCTACGCCGCACTTCTGGGACAGACGTACCTCGTCTACACGAGCCTCGAAGAGGCCGGCCGCACACACGCCGACAACGAGTTGGTCGCCCCGTTCCTGTCCGAGGATCTGTTGCGCGTGGCTTCACTCGAAGCCGATCTCGAGTTCCTCGGCGGACCGAACTGGCGCGACGAACTCGTGGCACTGCCTGCAACCGAGCGCTACATCGCCCGCCTGAAGGAGGTGGCGTTCGACTGGCCTGCCGGCTTCGTCGCACATCACTACCTTCGGTACATGGGCGATCTCTCGGGCGGACAGATCATCCGCCGGATGCTCGAACGCGCCTACGGATTCGAGACCGACGGACTTCGCTTCTACATCTTCGAAGGCATCCCCAAGCCGAAGCCTTTCAAGGACGACTACCGCTCGAATCTGGATGCACTGCAGATTCCTGCCGAGGAACAGCAGCGTTTCATCGACGAGGTGAATCTGGCGTACCGCCTCAACGGCGACCTGTTCGCCGACCTCGAAGGCGACATCGAGAGCTACCTCGTCAAATGA
- a CDS encoding aldo/keto reductase codes for MKHRSVGTSGLRVSRLGLGTLTWGRDTDGDEAAAQLLAFAEAGGTLVDTSPAYGAGAAQRILAELLDDVVPRDELIISSSAGIDPTPIGTDRVDCSRRGLLRQLDATLRELGTDFLDMWQVATWDPLTPVDEVAATLDYAVSSGKVRYVGVRGYLGWQLATAAGAGGATTLAATQAEYSLLARGVEEELFAAAAHHGVGVFAAVPLAGGVLTGKYRDGIPVDSRGADEAHSQDVQSYLTDSSIRVVDAVVTAADGLGTSPLAVALAWARDRAGVASAVVGTRDLAQLTGVLATEELELPKAIAAALDDVSA; via the coding sequence ATGAAGCACAGATCTGTCGGAACGAGCGGACTTCGGGTCTCGCGACTTGGGCTCGGCACACTGACATGGGGACGCGACACGGACGGCGACGAGGCTGCTGCGCAGCTACTCGCGTTCGCCGAGGCCGGCGGAACCCTGGTCGACACCTCGCCCGCCTACGGCGCCGGTGCGGCGCAACGGATCCTCGCCGAGTTACTCGACGACGTCGTTCCACGTGACGAACTCATCATCAGCTCGAGCGCCGGCATCGACCCCACACCGATCGGCACCGACCGCGTCGACTGCTCGCGGCGCGGATTGCTCCGCCAGCTCGACGCGACTCTTCGTGAACTCGGAACCGACTTCCTCGACATGTGGCAGGTCGCAACCTGGGATCCGCTCACGCCTGTCGACGAGGTTGCAGCAACCCTCGACTACGCCGTCTCGAGCGGCAAGGTGCGGTACGTCGGAGTTCGCGGCTACCTCGGCTGGCAGCTCGCGACGGCCGCAGGAGCCGGTGGCGCAACAACACTCGCCGCGACGCAGGCCGAGTACTCGTTGCTCGCACGCGGCGTCGAGGAAGAATTGTTCGCAGCGGCGGCCCATCACGGCGTCGGAGTGTTCGCCGCAGTACCCCTCGCGGGCGGTGTGCTGACCGGCAAGTACCGCGACGGCATTCCCGTCGATTCCCGCGGCGCCGACGAAGCACATTCGCAGGATGTGCAGAGCTATCTGACCGATTCCTCGATCCGGGTGGTCGACGCAGTCGTTACCGCTGCCGACGGTCTGGGTACTTCCCCACTGGCGGTGGCACTGGCCTGGGCGCGCGATCGCGCCGGGGTGGCCAGCGCCGTCGTCGGCACGCGTGATCTCGCCCAGTTGACAGGAGTACTGGCAACCGAAGAATTGGAACTTCCGAAAGCGATTGCCGCGGCTCTCGACGATGTGAGCGCTTGA